Genomic window (Kwoniella botswanensis chromosome 1, complete sequence):
TGTATCGTGATCTTGGAAATTCCAATCTCAAGATTGCGGACGAATCGAGTGAAGCCTATTCCGATCCGTAAAAGCTCTagcatacatacatacatcttgGTTATCTCGCATCTTATCTCTTCTTGGTCATCATAACagctcctcatcatccagcGCAATGCTCAGATTGACCACTTCAGCCACATCTTCAGCCAGCAGGATCATTGCGGGACCATCCGTCCGTCGGTATCTCGCCACTGCCGTTcctacttctccttcctcctcttcaaccGATAATACCGCCGCTCCTCCTCGACGTAAACGATTCGAAAAGCTAGATGATGGGCTCACGTTCGATGACTTTGTATCGGGCGAGGAACTGCCTGATGCCAATGAAAGAGTGGTATTGGGTAATACAACGCAGTACGTGTATTTAGCTTGCCATCAAGATGACTCTCTTAGCTAATCAATCACGGTAGACCTCGATTACCATCATTCCTCAAacatcccattcccactgGAGCGTCATACAGTAATATAAAGAAGGAACTGAGAGGGTTGGGTTTGCATACCGTATGTGAAGAGGCGAAATGTCCTAACATTGGGGAATGCTGGGGTGGTGGGAAAGGCAATGCCACGGCGACTATCATGGTAAGCTAGATAACCTTCCAAGCATATTGGGGCATAGCTCAcaatctcctccttcagctcaTGGGTGACCAATGTACGCGAGGATGTCGATTCTGTTCAGTCAAGACCGCTCgtgcaccaccaccattgGACGTGCACGAACCTGAGAACACTGCTGAGGCTATCAGTCGATGGGGTTTGGGTTATATCGTTTTGACGAGTGTTGACCGAGATGGTGAGTCTCATCAGCAAGCTGGAATGATGCTTTCGCTGATACATCCTTCTTTTTAGACCTTGTCGATGGAGGTGCAGCTCACATCGCATCGACAATATCCAAGATCAAGCAGAAAGCACCTAAAATCCTTGTCGAAGCATTAACACCCGATTTCGCCAACAAGGGAGTGGATACGATACACACAGTCGCTTCTTCGGGATTGGATGTGTTCGCCCATAATGTCGAGACTGTCGAGAGATGTACTCCATTCGTCAGAGATAGAAGAGCAGGATTCAACCAGAGTCTGAGGGTTTTAGAAGAAGCCAAGATTGGTGCTAAGAAGGCTGGCAAGGAGATATTGACAAAGAGTAGTATCATGTTAGGTGTTGGGGAgcaagaggatgagattcATGAGACTTTGAGGAGTGAGTGGTCGCGAGTTTTGTTTGATCAGAGACTTACCGGGCA
Coding sequences:
- a CDS encoding lipoyl synthase, mitochondrial encodes the protein MLRLTTSATSSASRIIAGPSVRRYLATAVPTSPSSSSTDNTAAPPRRKRFEKLDDGLTFDDFVSGEELPDANERVVLGNTTQPRLPSFLKHPIPTGASYSNIKKELRGLGLHTVCEEAKCPNIGECWGGGKGNATATIMLMGDQCTRGCRFCSVKTARAPPPLDVHEPENTAEAISRWGLGYIVLTSVDRDDLVDGGAAHIASTISKIKQKAPKILVEALTPDFANKGVDTIHTVASSGLDVFAHNVETVERCTPFVRDRRAGFNQSLRVLEEAKIGAKKAGKEILTKSSIMLGVGEQEDEIHETLRRLRQSDVDVVTFGQYMRPTKKHMKVDRYVQPEEFAKWKEVAEGMGFLYVASGPLVRSSYKAGEFFIENVLKKRRAAAAEQAAAELSSQSAGATPNASVASA